GTGACGAGCGCGTCGGTCACGCGCACGCTGCCGGACGCGGTGGTGAAGGTGGTGGTGAGCACGTTGGTGCCGGGCACGTAGGCGCGCGTCACCTCGAACTCCTCGTCGGGCCGCAGCGTGATCCGCCCGCCGTGCGGGGCGTCGAGGATCGCGGCGAACGCGGGCGGGGTGTGCAGGTTCGGCAGCGGCAGCCAGTCGATGTCGCCGTCCTCCGCGATGAGCGCGACGGTGCGCCCGTCCCCGATGGCGGCGTAGCTGCGGAGCGCGACGTAGCCGTCGGTGCGCTCGGGTGCGGGGCGGGATGCGGGCGTTTCCATGGGACTCCTGTCGACGCCGGCAGGAGGGCACCGACCCCTCCAGTATCCCCGGGTCGCCTCCGCGCGACCGGGTCGTCGACCGCTCCGCCGGGAGTGCGGGCGAGAGGCCGCCAATCCGTTCTTCCCCGAGTTCCGAATCGTCCCGATGTGCCCGGAGCCCACCCGAACGGTTCCGGTCGCCGCCCGCCGGACAGCGCCGTCCGCGCGGGTCTCCCGCCCGGAGGCCACCCGGGCCAGGCTGGATCTATGACGCTCATCGAGGCCGTGCGCGGCGACATCACCCGGCAGGACGTCGACGCGATCGTGAACGCGGCGAACTCGTCGCTCCTCGGCGGCGGGGGAGTGGACGGCGCGATCCACCGCGCGGCCGGCCCGGAGCTGCTCGCCGCCTGCCGCCGCGTCCGCGCCGACGAGCTGCCTGACGGCCTGCCCGCGGGCGACGCGATCGCGACGCCCGGCTTCCGCCTGCCCGCGCGCCACGTGATCCACACGGTCGGCCCGGTCTGGTCCCGGTCCGACGACCGCACCGCGGTGCTCGCGAGCGCCTACCGCCGGTCGATCGAGGTGGCCTCTGCCCTCGGCATCCGCAGCGTCGCCTTCCCCGCGGTCTCGGCCGGGGTCTACGGCTGGCCGCTCGACGACGCGGCGCGCGTGGCGGTGGGCGCGGTGCGCGGAGCGGTGGCCGACGGCGCGGCGGAGGGCATCGAGCTCGTGCGCTTCGTGCTCTTCTCGGACGAGGTGCTCGCGGCCTTCGAGGGGGCGCTCGCGTCCGACGTCTGAGGAGCGGTGCGACACGGACCGGGGAAGACGGACGCCGGCCCTGCCGTCGAGGACGGGGACCGGCGAGTGGTGCCTGGACGCGGCGTCGATCCGCGGACCTTTCGATTTTCAGTCGAACGCTCTACCAACTGAGCTACCCAGGCGAGCGGGCGGCTTGCGAGAAGACGCCCACATCGGACAGAAGCCCTCTCGTGAGAGAGGGCTCGCATCCGTGGCGACCCTGACGGGACTTGAACCCGCGACCTCCGCCGTGACAGGGCGGCACGCTAACCAGCTGCGCTACAGGGCCTTGCATGTCGATCACATTGTGTTCCGAACCACACTGCCTGGTGACCCCAACGGGATTCGAACCCGTGTTAACGCCGTGAAAGGGCGCCGTCCTAGGCCACTAAACGATGGGGCCGCTCGCCCTGGCGGACCAGGTCTCGCAGCAACCGACACGTCAGCATAACCGCACTCCGGGCGAGGACTCAAATCGGCCGTCCCCGCGCGGGTCGCGGCCCCGCGGGCATGCGGATCGGGCGGCGTGTCGCCACCTCGCGCACGGCCTCCGCGAAGGGATCGCGGGCACCGTTCCCGAGCTCCTGCCAGGTTCGCGACACGGCCAGCGCGCTGCCGCGGTGTGCCCCATCCGCGGGGTTAGCCTTCGCTCGACCCTCCCGGGGAGGGGATCCCCCGTACGGATCCCCGCATCGGCGCGCTGTGCGTCGCGCACCCCCGTTGCTACTGTGAGAGCCGGTGAAGGCGTGACGGATGTGATCCGCGCTCCCCGCCGGCCCTGCAGGGAGGCGCAGCCGGCCAGCCGGGCGACACGATGATCGGGATCACCATGCACCATGACCTCCTCCGGAGCTCGCCCACCTCGGGCGCCAGACGACAGCGCCCGCGCGGCCGCCGCAGCCTCCAGGCGATCGTCGCCATCGCCGCCGTGCTCCTCACCGGGTCGATCGCGGCTCCCGCCCACGCCGACACCTTCGCCTCGTGGGACGACGTGCAGAAGGCCCGCGGCGACGAGCAGGCCCAGCAGGCGCTCGTGCAGCGCATCAACGACGAGATCGCGTCGCTCCAGCAGAAGGTCAGCGACGCGCAGGACCTCGTGGTCCAGCGCGGCGACGAGCACGACAAGGCGCAGCAGGCGGCGGATGACAAGCAGGCGGAGACGATCCTGCTCCAGCAGAGGGTCGACGAGGCTGCCGAGAAGGCCACCAAGTCCCAGGAGCAGGCGGCCGGCCTCGCCAAGCAGCTGATGCGGTCCGGCGGGCAGAACCTCTCCGGCACCCTCCTCCTCAGCGAGGGCGACGGCAGCGACGACCTCCTCGACAAGCTCGGCACCATGAGCAAGGTCGCCGAGAAGTCCGACCAGATCTACGCGATCGCGCTCCAGGACCGCAACGCCGCCAAGTCCCTCAGCGACCAGGCCCAGGTGGCGCTCACGGAGCTCGATGCGCTGAACGCGAAGGCCGAGCAGCTCCTCGAGGAGGCCGCCCAGGCGCAGCAGGACCTCGAGCAGGCGCTCGAGGACCAGAGCGCGCAGAAGGCGGACGCCGACGCGAAGCTCTCCGTCATCACCGAGAACCGCGAGGCCACCGAGGACGACTACCAGGCGGGCGTCCGCAAGCGCCAGGCCGACGCGGACGCACTCGCCGCGAGCCAGGGCGGCGCGGGAGGCGACGTCTCGCCCGGTGCCATCAGCTCATCCGGCTGGACCGCGCCGCTGCCGGGAGCCAGCACGAGCAGCTTCTTCGGGTACCGGATCCACCCGATCTACCACACCAAGATCATGCACGCGGGCGAGGACCTCGTCCGCGGGTACAGCTGCGGCGAGACCCAGTACGCGGCCCACTCGGGCACCGTGAGCTTCGCGGGCCGGAACGGCGGCTACGGCAACTACATCCGCATCGACCACGGCGGCGGCGTCTCCTCGGCCTACGGGCACATCATGGACGGCGGCACGCTCGTCCGCACCGGCCAGCAGGTCGTCGCGGGCCAGCCCATCGCCCGCACGGGAACCACGGGCGGCTCCACCGGGTGCCACCTCCACTTCGAGATCCGCATCGACGGGAACGCCGTCGACCCCGTGGCGTTCATGCACGGCCAGGGCGTCTCCATCACCAGCACGCATTGACATGAGGAACGACATGAACCACCTCCGCCCGACCACGGTCGTCATCTCCACGATCGCCGTGGGGGTGATCGCGGTGTCCAGCGGCGTCGCCGCCCAGACCGCGTTCGCCGCCACCGACTACCCCTCGTGGGCCGACGTGCAGGCGGCGAAGGCGAACCAGGCCGACACGCAGGCGGCCATCGACCGCGTGACCGAGCTGGTCACGGGCCTGCAGGAGTCCGCGGACCAGTCGAACAAGGCCGCGCTGATCGCCGGCGAGAAGTACGCCGAGGCGCAGGCCCTGCGCGACGCGAAGGCGGACGAGCTCGCGCGCCTGCAGAAGAAGGCCGACGAGGCGCAGGCCACGGCCCTCACCAGCCGGATGCGCGCCGGGCTCCTCGCGAGCCACCTCGCCCGAGCGGGCGGCCAGGACATCACCGCGAGCCTCTTCTCGTCCGACGGGGAGGACGCGGAGGAGCTGCTGCGCTCGCTCGGCACGATGTCGAAGCTGTCCGAGAGCACGCAGTCCGTGTACCAGCAGGCGCTCGCGGATCGCAACAGCGCCGCGTCGCTGAGCGACCAGGCGCAGGTCGCCAAGGACGATCTCGCCCGCCTCGCGGACGAGGCCCAGCAGGCTCTCGACGACGCGAACTCCGCCGCCGCGACCGCGCAGGCCGCGGTCACCGAGCAGACGCGCAACAGCGACCAGCTCATCGCGCAGCTCGCGCTCCTCAAGGACTCCACCGCGGAGATCGAGGCGCAGTACATCCAGAGCATCACGCAGCCGCCGATCCCCGCGGCCGCGGCGGCCCCGGCGGCCTCCTCCGGGTCCTCGTCCGGCGGCTCGTCCGGCGGGTCGTCGTCCGGCGGTGGCTCCTCATCCGGCGGCGGCGGCGGTGGTGCGTCGTCCGGTGGCGGTGGCGGATCCTCGTCCGGCGGCGGATCGAGCGCGCCCGCGCCCGCCCCCGCGCCCCAGCAGCCGGCCCCGCAGCAGCCGTCGCGTCCCGCGCCCGCCCCGGCGCCGGCTCCCGCTCCGGCGCCCGCGCCCTCCGGCAACGCCGCGCAGGTCGCCATCGGGTTCGCGAAGGCCCAGCTCGGCGAGTCCTACGTCCTCGGCGGTGCGGGCCCGAACGTGTGGGACTGCTCGGGCCTCGTGATGATGGCGTACCGCGCGGCGGGCATCGACGTCGGCAGCCACTCGGTGAGCAGCCAGTACGCCAAGATGCAGTCGCAGGGCCGCCTCGTCCCGTTCTCGCAGCGCCAGGCCGGCGACATCATCTTCTGGAACAGCGGTGGCGGCTTCTACCATGACGCCATCTCGCTCGGCGGGGACACCATCATCGCGGCGCCGAAGCCCGGCGACGTGGTGAAGATCCAGGGCCTCTGGGGCGGCAGCGACATCATGCCCTACGTCGGCCGACCCGGCTGATCCCGCCCGGCCGCAGCCGGCCCGGCTCCTCCGGACGGCACACGACGACGCCCGCCTCACCGCATCTGCTGCGGGGGCGGGCGTCGTCGTGTCAGCCGCGGGGGCTGGAGGGGGTGACCCGGATCAGGCGTCCTCGTCCGGCTCGCCGCCGTGGCCGTGGCCGTCGCCCTCGGCCTGGAGCTTCTCGAAGCCGGCCTGCACGATGCGCTCGGCCTCGGCCGCGTCGCCCCAGCCCTCGGTCTTGACCCACTTGCCGGGCTCGAGGTCCTTGTAGTGCTCGAAGAAGTGCTCGATCTCGTTGCGCGTCTGCTGCGGCACGTCGTCGATGTCCTGGATGTGGGCCCAGCGCGGGTCCTTCGCGGGGACGCCGATGACCTTGGAGTCGATGCCGGCCTCGTCGCTCATGTTGAAGACGCCCACGGGGCGGATGGCGACGCCGACGCCGGGGAAGACCGGGTACTCGAGGAGCACCAGCACGTCGACGGGGTCGCCGTCGAGGCCGAGCGTGTTCTCGAAGTAGCCGTAGTCGGTGGGGTAGACGAACGACGTGAAGAGCACGCGGTCCAGGTACACGCGGCCCGTCTCGTGGTCGACCTCGTACTTGTTGCGGGACCCCTTGGGGATTTCGACGACGACGTCGTAGCTGGCCATGCGCGTGCTCCTCGTGGTTCTGACGTGGGCGGATTGCTGCCATAACGTTAGTGGATGCCCTCCGAGCGCCCCCGTCTCACCCCCGCCGTCGCGGACCTCAGGCGGGCGGTCCGCGAGGCGCTCGCGACGCTCCCCGCGCAGCCGGCCGGTCCCGCCCTCGTCGCCCTCTCCGGCGGCGCCGACTCGCTCGCGCTGGCCGCGGCGGCCGCGTTCGAGGGGCCGCGCGCGGGCGTCGCCGTGGGCGCCGTCGTCGTCGACCACGGGCTGCAGGACGGATCCGCCGACGTCGCCGCCCGCGCCGCCGATGCCGCGCGCGCTCTCGGCCTCGCGCCGGTCGTCGTGACGCGCGTGCGGGTGGACAGGAGCGCGTCCGGCCCCGAGGCCGCCGCCCGCGCCGCCCGCTACGCCGCGTTCGACGACGCGCTCCGGGCGACCGGATCCCGCGCGCTGCTCCTCGCCCACACTCTCGACGACCAGGCCGAGACCGTGCTGCTCGGGCTCGCCCGGGGATCCGGCGCCGCCAGCCTGCACGGCATGGCGCGGTCGACGCCCGCGCGCACGGCCGGCGCCGTCCACCTGCGGCCGCTGCTCGGGATCCGCGCGGCCATCACGCGCGCGGCGTGCGCCGACCAGGGCCTCGACCCGTGGCAGGACCCGCACAACGCCGACCCCTCCTACGCCCGCGTCCGCGTCCGCCACGACGTGCTGCCCGTGCTCGAACGCGAGCTCGGCCCCGGGATCGCCGTGGCCCTCGCCCGCACGGCCGACCAGCTGCGCGAGGACGACGACGCGCTCGAGCACTTCGCCGCCGAGATGGTCGAGGAGATCGCGGACCACGCCGAGGCGGGCATCTCCCTCGAGGTGGCCTCGCTCCTCGCCGCGCCGCCCGCGCTGCGGCACCGGCTGATCCGGCTCGCCGCGCGCGAGGAGTTCGCGGCGCACCTCTCGCGGACGCACGTCCTGGAGGTCGCGCGGCTCGTCACCGACTGGCACGGGCAGGGGCCGGTCGACCTGCCGGGCGTTAGGGTTCTACGCAAGGACGAGCTCATCGTCCTCAGCGCCAGGACGACGGAAGAGTGACATGAGATCCACCGACATCGCCGACGACCTGACCGAGGTCCTCCACACCCAGGAGGAGATCCACGGCCGCATCGCCGAGATGTGCCGCGAGATCGAGCGCGACAACCCGGGGGAGGACCTGCTCCTCGTGGGCGTGCTGAAGGGCGCGGTCATGGTCATGGCCGACCTCGCGCGCGAGCTCGCGCTTCCCATCCACATGGACTGGATGGCGGTCAGCTCCTACGGCTCCGGCACCAAGTCGAGCGGCGTCGTCCGCATCCTCAAGGACCTCGACGCCGACCTCACCGGCCGCCGCGTGCTCATCGTCGAGGACATCATCGACTCCGGCCTCACGCTCTCCTGGCTGCTGGCGAACCTGCGCTCCCGCGGCGCCGCGAGCGTCGAGGTGTGCGCCCTGCTGCGCAAGCCCGAGGCCGCGAAGATCGCCGTCGACGTGAAGTACGTGGGCTTCGAGATCCCGGACGACTTCGTGGTCGGCTACGGCCTCGACTACGCCGAGCGGTACCGCAACCTCCGCGACGTGGCGATCCTCGCGCCGCACGTCTACAGCTGACGCGCGCCGCTCCTCCCATCCGCCTCTTCGCCGGCGCACGTTCGGCTGGCGGCGAACACCACGGCCACGCTCAGACGGCCGCTTGTATCCTCGAGACATCTCGTCGCCGTACGGCGCGGCACGGGCAGAAAGGTGTCGGGCCCGCGCCCCTACGCTCATGAACTTCAAGAAACTCCTCCGCAGCCCGATCCTCATCGTCGTCCTCGCCATCGTCGTGGTGTCGGTGGGCTTCAGCCTCATCACCGGATCCGGCTACAAGACCATCACCACGCAGCACGGCCTCGAGCTGATCCAGGACGGCAAGGTCGCCTCCGCCAAGATCATCGACGGCGAGCAGCGCGTGGACCTCACGCTCGCGAGCGCCGACGGCGACAACGGCACCATGGTGCAGTTCAACTACGTCGCGCAGCGCGGCGGCGAGATCGTCTCCGCCATCACGACCGCGAACCCCGCCGAGGGCTTCGACGACCAGGTGCCCCAACCGAGCTGGTTGCTGTCGGCGTTCAGCATCCTGCTGCCGCTGCTGCTCATCGGCTTCTTCATCTGGATCATGTTCTCCGGCATGCAGGGCGGCGGGAACCGCGTCATGCAGTTCGGCAAGTCGAAGGCGAAGCTCGCCTCCAAGGACTCGCCGAAGGTCACGTTCGCGGACGTCGCCGGGGCGGACGAGGCCATCGAGGAGCTCGAGGAGATCAAGGACTTCCTCAAGGAGCCCGCCAAGTTCCAGGCCGTCGGCGCCCGCATCCCCAAGGGCGTGCTGCTGTACGGCCCTCCCGGCACCGGCAAGACGCTCCTCGCGCGCGCCGTCGCGGGTGAGGCGGGCGTGCCCTTCTACTCGATCTCCGGATCCGACTTCGTCGAGATGTTCGTGGGCGTCGGCGCGAGCCGTGTGCGCGACCTCTTCGAGCAGGCCAAGCAGAACGCGCCGGCCATCATCTTCGTCGACGAGATCGACGCGGTCGGCCGCCACCGCGGTGCCGGCGTCGGCGGCGGCAACGACGAGCGCGAGCAGACGCTCAACCAGCTCCTGGTGGAGATGGACGGCTTCGACGTCAAGACCAACGTCATCCTCATCGCGGCCACCAACCGGCCCGACGTGCTCGACCCCGCGCTCCTGCGCCCCGGCCGCTTCGACCGCCAGATCGGCGTCGATGCCCCCGACCTGCAGGGCCGCAAGCAGATCCTCGAGGTGCACGGGCGCGGCAAGCCGCTCGCCGCGGGCGTCGACCTCGAGGTCCTCGCGCGGAAGACCCCGGGCTTCACCGGCGCCGACCTCGCCAACGTCCTCAACGAGGCCGCGCTCCTCACGGCGCGCTCCAACGCGCAGCTGATCGACGACCGTGCCCTCGACGAGGCCGTCGACCGCGTCATGGCCGGCCCCCAGCGCCGCAGCCGCATCATGCGCGACCACGAGAAGCTCATCACCGCGTACCACGAGGGCGGCCACGCGCTCGCGGCGGCGGCCATGAACAACACGGATCCCGTCACGAAGGTCACGATCCTGCCGCGCGGCCGCGCCCTCGGCTACACGATGGTGCTGCCGCTGGAGGACAAGTACTCCGTCACCCGCAACGAGCTGCTCGACCAGCTGACGTACGCCATGGGCGGCCGCGTCGCGGAGGAGATCGTGTTCCACGACCCCACCACGGGCGCGTCGAACGACATCGAGAAGGCCACGTCGACCGCGCGTCGCATGGTCACCGAGTACGGCATGAGCGCCAAGATCGGATCCGTGAAGCTCGGCTCCAGCTCCGGCGAGCCGTTCCTCGGCCGCGACCTCGGCGGCAGCCGCGACTACTCGGAGGACATGGCCCTCACGGTCGACGCCGAGGTGCGCGCGCTCCTCGACGGCGCGCACGACGAGGCGTGGCAGGTCATCAACGACAACCGCGACGTGCTCGACCGCCTGGCCACCGAGCTGCTCGAGAAGGAGACGCTCGACCACGACCAGCTCGCGGCGATCTTCGCGGACGTGAAGAAGCTGCCGCCGCGCCCGCAGTGGCTCTCGAGCGACAAGCGCCCGCTGTCCGACCTGCCTCCCGTGCCCATGCCGCAGAAGGCGCCCATCGACCAGGGCGTCGTCGACGGCGCGGTCGACTCGGAGCCGCCGGCCGGCAAGCCGAAGCGCTCGCCCTTCCCGCGTCCCGCGACGGCGTGACCTGAGTGGGCGTCGACCGGGCGCGCATCGAGGCGGCCGTGGCCGAGCTGATCCTCGCGATCGGCGAGGACCCCGCCCGGGAGGGTCTCGCGACCA
This window of the Clavibacter sepedonicus genome carries:
- a CDS encoding C40 family peptidase, coding for MNHLRPTTVVISTIAVGVIAVSSGVAAQTAFAATDYPSWADVQAAKANQADTQAAIDRVTELVTGLQESADQSNKAALIAGEKYAEAQALRDAKADELARLQKKADEAQATALTSRMRAGLLASHLARAGGQDITASLFSSDGEDAEELLRSLGTMSKLSESTQSVYQQALADRNSAASLSDQAQVAKDDLARLADEAQQALDDANSAAATAQAAVTEQTRNSDQLIAQLALLKDSTAEIEAQYIQSITQPPIPAAAAAPAASSGSSSGGSSGGSSSGGGSSSGGGGGGASSGGGGGSSSGGGSSAPAPAPAPQQPAPQQPSRPAPAPAPAPAPAPAPSGNAAQVAIGFAKAQLGESYVLGGAGPNVWDCSGLVMMAYRAAGIDVGSHSVSSQYAKMQSQGRLVPFSQRQAGDIIFWNSGGGFYHDAISLGGDTIIAAPKPGDVVKIQGLWGGSDIMPYVGRPG
- a CDS encoding peptidoglycan DD-metalloendopeptidase family protein — encoded protein: MHHDLLRSSPTSGARRQRPRGRRSLQAIVAIAAVLLTGSIAAPAHADTFASWDDVQKARGDEQAQQALVQRINDEIASLQQKVSDAQDLVVQRGDEHDKAQQAADDKQAETILLQQRVDEAAEKATKSQEQAAGLAKQLMRSGGQNLSGTLLLSEGDGSDDLLDKLGTMSKVAEKSDQIYAIALQDRNAAKSLSDQAQVALTELDALNAKAEQLLEEAAQAQQDLEQALEDQSAQKADADAKLSVITENREATEDDYQAGVRKRQADADALAASQGGAGGDVSPGAISSSGWTAPLPGASTSSFFGYRIHPIYHTKIMHAGEDLVRGYSCGETQYAAHSGTVSFAGRNGGYGNYIRIDHGGGVSSAYGHIMDGGTLVRTGQQVVAGQPIARTGTTGGSTGCHLHFEIRIDGNAVDPVAFMHGQGVSITSTH
- the tilS gene encoding tRNA lysidine(34) synthetase TilS, with the translated sequence MPSERPRLTPAVADLRRAVREALATLPAQPAGPALVALSGGADSLALAAAAAFEGPRAGVAVGAVVVDHGLQDGSADVAARAADAARALGLAPVVVTRVRVDRSASGPEAAARAARYAAFDDALRATGSRALLLAHTLDDQAETVLLGLARGSGAASLHGMARSTPARTAGAVHLRPLLGIRAAITRAACADQGLDPWQDPHNADPSYARVRVRHDVLPVLERELGPGIAVALARTADQLREDDDALEHFAAEMVEEIADHAEAGISLEVASLLAAPPALRHRLIRLAAREEFAAHLSRTHVLEVARLVTDWHGQGPVDLPGVRVLRKDELIVLSARTTEE
- the hpt gene encoding hypoxanthine phosphoribosyltransferase, giving the protein MRSTDIADDLTEVLHTQEEIHGRIAEMCREIERDNPGEDLLLVGVLKGAVMVMADLARELALPIHMDWMAVSSYGSGTKSSGVVRILKDLDADLTGRRVLIVEDIIDSGLTLSWLLANLRSRGAASVEVCALLRKPEAAKIAVDVKYVGFEIPDDFVVGYGLDYAERYRNLRDVAILAPHVYS
- a CDS encoding O-acetyl-ADP-ribose deacetylase, producing the protein MTLIEAVRGDITRQDVDAIVNAANSSLLGGGGVDGAIHRAAGPELLAACRRVRADELPDGLPAGDAIATPGFRLPARHVIHTVGPVWSRSDDRTAVLASAYRRSIEVASALGIRSVAFPAVSAGVYGWPLDDAARVAVGAVRGAVADGAAEGIELVRFVLFSDEVLAAFEGALASDV
- the ftsH gene encoding ATP-dependent zinc metalloprotease FtsH; amino-acid sequence: MNFKKLLRSPILIVVLAIVVVSVGFSLITGSGYKTITTQHGLELIQDGKVASAKIIDGEQRVDLTLASADGDNGTMVQFNYVAQRGGEIVSAITTANPAEGFDDQVPQPSWLLSAFSILLPLLLIGFFIWIMFSGMQGGGNRVMQFGKSKAKLASKDSPKVTFADVAGADEAIEELEEIKDFLKEPAKFQAVGARIPKGVLLYGPPGTGKTLLARAVAGEAGVPFYSISGSDFVEMFVGVGASRVRDLFEQAKQNAPAIIFVDEIDAVGRHRGAGVGGGNDEREQTLNQLLVEMDGFDVKTNVILIAATNRPDVLDPALLRPGRFDRQIGVDAPDLQGRKQILEVHGRGKPLAAGVDLEVLARKTPGFTGADLANVLNEAALLTARSNAQLIDDRALDEAVDRVMAGPQRRSRIMRDHEKLITAYHEGGHALAAAAMNNTDPVTKVTILPRGRALGYTMVLPLEDKYSVTRNELLDQLTYAMGGRVAEEIVFHDPTTGASNDIEKATSTARRMVTEYGMSAKIGSVKLGSSSGEPFLGRDLGGSRDYSEDMALTVDAEVRALLDGAHDEAWQVINDNRDVLDRLATELLEKETLDHDQLAAIFADVKKLPPRPQWLSSDKRPLSDLPPVPMPQKAPIDQGVVDGAVDSEPPAGKPKRSPFPRPATA
- a CDS encoding inorganic diphosphatase, coding for MASYDVVVEIPKGSRNKYEVDHETGRVYLDRVLFTSFVYPTDYGYFENTLGLDGDPVDVLVLLEYPVFPGVGVAIRPVGVFNMSDEAGIDSKVIGVPAKDPRWAHIQDIDDVPQQTRNEIEHFFEHYKDLEPGKWVKTEGWGDAAEAERIVQAGFEKLQAEGDGHGHGGEPDEDA